A part of Flavobacteriaceae bacterium GSB9 genomic DNA contains:
- a CDS encoding GNAT family N-acetyltransferase, with amino-acid sequence MIRENPFTSRTFSESWSKHFLKNAKTSNLNSINGLSFYKAYKLLSIYINVGKNLTKGISYSFNKNNSTDDFKNKTFLIFDVPQYFKTPGDNAEINNLSLKKVKQYPGFAIKLDNYKDLNSYLKATFSKSSNQKLRRYSRRLECCFNISSKMLIGTIDKVEYDYVFSHFYELLTKRFDDKKTTNNNLNPSEWQFYRDVAYPLILEKKAALHVIYNNQTPISVRLLYFSESIIFDAITVFDIDYTKFHIGKISIMKMLDWSFNSSYSIFDFSKGFFDYKESWSDTKYDFEYHIYYDRKSLVANILATTLSNFYKVKQVLREKEVNKKLHNLSFLLKNQKHNSIAQSIEEIDEGTISYNENMLVEIDFLKREYLFLRKPVFDFLFLSSEHLSNLRTYKINTLKKDCFLLQTPNKTCIIGTTD; translated from the coding sequence GTGATACGTGAAAACCCTTTTACATCTAGAACTTTTTCTGAATCATGGTCTAAACATTTTTTAAAGAATGCCAAAACTAGCAATCTTAATTCTATCAATGGGCTCTCATTTTACAAAGCCTATAAATTACTGTCAATATACATCAATGTTGGCAAAAACTTAACAAAAGGGATATCCTATAGTTTTAACAAAAATAATTCAACAGATGACTTTAAAAACAAAACGTTTTTGATATTCGATGTCCCTCAGTATTTTAAAACGCCTGGCGACAATGCCGAAATCAATAACTTAAGCTTAAAAAAAGTCAAGCAATACCCGGGATTCGCTATAAAACTTGATAATTACAAAGACCTTAATTCATATTTAAAAGCAACATTCAGTAAAAGCAGTAACCAAAAACTCAGACGCTATTCGCGTAGGCTCGAGTGTTGTTTTAATATTTCTAGCAAAATGTTAATAGGAACTATTGACAAAGTTGAGTATGATTATGTCTTTAGTCATTTTTATGAGCTATTAACCAAACGCTTTGACGACAAAAAAACAACCAACAACAATTTAAACCCTAGTGAGTGGCAATTTTATCGAGACGTGGCTTATCCTCTTATTTTAGAAAAAAAAGCAGCTTTACACGTTATCTACAACAATCAAACTCCTATCAGCGTTAGATTATTGTATTTTTCGGAATCCATAATTTTTGATGCCATCACCGTTTTCGATATAGATTATACTAAGTTCCATATTGGTAAAATTTCAATAATGAAAATGTTAGACTGGAGTTTTAATAGTTCCTATAGTATATTTGATTTTTCAAAAGGTTTTTTTGATTACAAAGAAAGCTGGAGCGACACAAAATATGATTTTGAATATCACATATATTATGATAGAAAGTCACTTGTCGCCAACATTCTGGCTACTACCCTATCTAATTTCTACAAAGTAAAACAGGTTTTAAGAGAAAAAGAAGTCAATAAAAAATTGCACAATCTTAGTTTTCTTTTAAAAAACCAAAAACACAATTCAATAGCTCAAAGTATAGAAGAAATTGACGAGGGCACCATTAGCTATAATGAAAACATGCTTGTTGAAATAGACTTTTTGAAAAGGGAGTATTTGTTTTTAAGAAAGCCTGTATTCGATTTTTTATTTTTAAGCAGTGAGCATTTAAGCAACCTTAGAACCTATAAGATAAATACATTAAAAAAAGACTGTTTTCTGCTCCAAACCCCTAACAAAACATGCATTATTGGCACAACCGATTAA
- a CDS encoding acetyltransferase: MAIYKNKTNVVIIGASGHAKVVIDIVERLNQYSIVGLIDSFKPIDSSIYNYRVLGNENDIPRLSKSHNFKLGIIAIGDNWTRKLIYEKIKKISPDFDYISAIHPNAVIGKNVKIGKGTVIMAGAVINSDANIGKFCIVNTKASLGHDSILKKYASLAPNSTIGGKSTIGACSAICMGAIIIQDISIGKHSIIGAAALINKNISDYKMVYGIPGKIIKSISEGEKYF; the protein is encoded by the coding sequence ATGGCAATTTATAAAAACAAAACCAATGTAGTAATTATAGGGGCATCGGGTCACGCTAAAGTTGTTATTGATATAGTTGAACGACTAAATCAATATAGCATTGTTGGCTTAATTGATTCCTTTAAACCCATAGATAGCAGTATATATAATTATCGTGTTTTAGGTAATGAAAATGACATACCGCGTTTAAGTAAATCTCATAATTTCAAACTAGGTATAATTGCAATTGGCGATAATTGGACGCGTAAATTAATCTATGAGAAGATTAAAAAAATAAGTCCAGATTTTGACTATATATCAGCAATTCATCCAAATGCGGTGATTGGTAAAAACGTAAAAATAGGTAAAGGAACAGTTATAATGGCCGGTGCTGTTATAAATAGTGATGCTAATATTGGTAAATTTTGCATTGTTAACACTAAAGCTTCTTTAGGACACGATTCAATATTAAAAAAGTATGCTAGTTTGGCCCCAAACTCAACTATTGGAGGAAAAAGTACGATAGGTGCTTGTAGTGCTATATGTATGGGAGCAATTATAATTCAAGATATTTCCATAGGAAAGCACTCAATTATTGGAGCTGCGGCATTGATAAATAAAAACATCAGTGATTATAAAATGGTCTATGGTATTCCGGGTAAAATAATAAAGAGTATAAGTGAAGGAGAAAAATACTTTTAA